The DNA window GGTCACGCTGCGGCAGGTTATCCCACCGCAGCCAGAACGCTATTACTCAGCCGCGGCAGGTTTGCGCGGGCGACGACGGCGAGGAGGCTTACCGTCCTGAGTACGCGCTTTCGGTGCTTCGCCATCGGTACGACGCGGAGCGGACTGCTGACTGCGCCCTTGACCCTGGCCGCCGCGCCCCTGGCTCTGACCACCGCGACCGCCGCCACGCTGCTGGCGACCGTTCTGAATCGGCTCGGCTTTGATGGATGGATCCGGTTCATAGCCCGCGATGGCGATACGTGGGATCTCTTTTTTCAGCAAGCGTTCGATATCATGCAACAGCTTATGCTCGTCAACGCAGACCAGCGACAGCGCTTCGCCAGTTGCAGCCGCACGACCGGTACGACCGATGCGGTGCACATAATCTTCCGGTACGTTTGGCAGCTCGTAGTTCACTACGTGCGGTAACTCCTCGATATCCAGACCGCGAGCGGCGATGTCGGTTGCCACCAGCACGCGGATGCCACCGGATTTAAAATCTGCTAATGCGCGGGTTCGTGCGCCCTGGCTCTTGTTACCGTGAATCGCGGCGCTGCGAATACCATCTTTATTAAGCTGCTCTGCCAGATGGTTGGCGCCGTGCTTAGTACGGGTAAAGACCAGCACCTGCTGCCAGTTGCCTTCGCCGATCATCTGCGACAGCAGCTCGCGCTTGCGCTTTTTATCAACAAAATGCACTAACTGGCTCACCTGCTCAGAGGCGGTGTTACGGCGGGCGACTTCAATTTCCAGCGGGTTATGCAGCAGCTTTTCCGCCAGCGATTTAATGTCGTCGGAGAAGGTTGCAGAGAACAGCAGGTTCTGGCGTTTTGGCGGCAGCTTCGCCAGCACGCGGCGAATATCGTGAATAAAGCCCATATCCAGCATACGGTCGGCTTCATCCAGCACCAGCACTTCAACCTTATCCAGGCTAACCGCGTTCTGGTGCTCAAGATCCAACAGACGACCCGGCGTCGCCACCAGGATATCAACGCCGCTGCGCAGCTTCATCATCTGCGGATTAATACTCACGCCGCCGAAAACCACCAGCGAACGAATATTGAGATATTTACTGTAATCCCGCACGTTCTCGCCAATCTGGGCTGCCAGCTCGCGCGTCGGAGTCAGGATCAGGGCGCGCACCGGGCGACGACCTTTAGCATGCGGTTCTTGTTGGATCAGATGCTGAAGCAGCGGCAACGTAAAGCCTGCCGTTTTACCGGTGCCGGTCTGGGCGCTGGCCATCAGATCGCGACCCTGTAATACCGCAGGAATCGCCTTCTGCTGGATAGGGGTTGGCTCAACATAGCCCTGTTCAGCGACGGCACGCAGGATTTCAGGATTCAGGCCAAGGGAATCAAAAGACATAACAACTCCGAACCGCCCCGGCCCGTCACAGGCATAGTTTTCAGGGAGATTATTGCGAAAGAGATGGCAAAAACCACAATGCCATGAAGTGGCGCAGTCTAGCAGATTTTGTGATGAACCGCATAAAATCTCCCGAAAAGAATACTCTGACTAACAAACCACTGCTCCCCGTCCTGTAGACGAGGAGCGGCAATTACGCTTCGCGATAAATATCCCCGTAATAGCTGGCTAGCAGTATCTGACGCAACTCAACCACCAGCGGATAGCGTGGGTTGGCGCCGGTGCACTGGTCATCGAAGGCGTCTTCGGACAGCTTATCGACGTGGGCGAGGAAATCGGCTTCCTGCACGCCCGCTTCGCGGATCGATTTCGGAATGCCCAGCTCGGCTTTGATACTCTCCAGCCACGCCAGCAGCTTTTCGATTTTCGCCGCAGTGCGGTCTCCCGGCGCGCTCAGGCCTAAATGATCGGCAATCTCTGCGTACCGACGACGGGCTTGCGGACGGTCGTACTGGCTGAACGCCGTCTGCTTGGTCGGGTTGTCGTTGGCGTTATAACGAATGACGTTGCAGATCATCAGCGCATTCGCCAGACCGTGCGGAATGTGGAACTGCGAGCCCAGCTTGTGCGCCATGGAGTGGCACACCCCGAGGAAGGCGTTAGCAAAGGCGATCCCGGCGATGGTTGCCGCATTATGGACGCGCTCGCGGGCCACCGGGTTTTTCGACCCCTCGTGATACGAAGCGGGCAGATACGCTTTCAGCAGCTTCAGCGCCTGCAGCGCCTGACCGTCAGAGAATTCGGAGGCCAGCACGGAAACATAGGCTTCCAGCGCGTGGGTCACTGCGTCCAGACCACCGAAGGCGCACAGGGACTTCGGCATATCCATTACCAGGTTAGCGTCGATAATCGCCATATCCGGGGTCAGTGCGTAGTCCGCCAGCGGATATTTCTGCCCGGTGGCATCGTCGGTGACCACCGCAAACGGCGTGACCTCCGATCCGGTGCCGGAAGTGGTGGTGATCGCCACCATCCGGGCTTTGACGCCCATTTTCGGGAAGGTGTAGATACGCTTGCGGATATCCATAAAGCGCAGCGCCAGCTCTTCGAAGTGGGTTTCCGGATGCTCGTACATCACCCACATGATTTTCGCCGCATCCATCGGCGATCCGCCGCCCAGGGCTATGATGACGTCGGGCTTGAAGGAGTTAGCCAGCTCTGCACCTTTGCGCACGATGGTCAGCGTCGGGTCGGCTTCCACTTCAAAGAAGACTTCGGTTTCGACGACCGCCGCTTTCAGCACGGAAGTGATCTGATCCGCGTATCCGTTGTTGAACAGGAAGCGGTCGGTGACGATCAGTGCGCGCTTATGGCCATCGGTGATCACTTCATCCAGCGCGATGGGCAGAGAGCCGCGGCGGAAATAGATGGATTTCGGAAGTTTATGCCACAGCATATTTTCAGCTCGCTTTGCCACGGTTTTCTTGTTGATCAGATGTTTCGGCCCGACGTTTTCCGAGATAGAGTTACCGCCCCAGGAGCCGCAGCCCAGGGTCAGGGAGGGCGCGAGACTAAAGTTATAGAGATCGCCAATGCCGCCGTGGGAGGTCGGGGTGTTAATCAGGATGCGTGCGGTTTTCATTTTTTCGCCAAAGGTCATCACCCGCGCGGCCTGGTTATCCTGGTCGGTATAGAGGCAGGAGGTGTGGCCGATGCCGCC is part of the Klebsiella huaxiensis genome and encodes:
- the rhlE gene encoding ATP-dependent RNA helicase RhlE — protein: MSFDSLGLNPEILRAVAEQGYVEPTPIQQKAIPAVLQGRDLMASAQTGTGKTAGFTLPLLQHLIQQEPHAKGRRPVRALILTPTRELAAQIGENVRDYSKYLNIRSLVVFGGVSINPQMMKLRSGVDILVATPGRLLDLEHQNAVSLDKVEVLVLDEADRMLDMGFIHDIRRVLAKLPPKRQNLLFSATFSDDIKSLAEKLLHNPLEIEVARRNTASEQVSQLVHFVDKKRKRELLSQMIGEGNWQQVLVFTRTKHGANHLAEQLNKDGIRSAAIHGNKSQGARTRALADFKSGGIRVLVATDIAARGLDIEELPHVVNYELPNVPEDYVHRIGRTGRAAATGEALSLVCVDEHKLLHDIERLLKKEIPRIAIAGYEPDPSIKAEPIQNGRQQRGGGRGGQSQGRGGQGQGRSQQSAPRRTDGEAPKARTQDGKPPRRRRPRKPAAAE
- the adhE gene encoding bifunctional acetaldehyde-CoA/alcohol dehydrogenase, coding for MSINSIEELNALVARVKKAQRQYAGFTQQQVDKIFRAAALAAADARIPLAKMAVAESGMGIVEDKVIKNHFASEYIYNAYKDEKTCGVLGEDEAFGTMTIAEPIGLICGIVPTTNPTSTAIFKSLISLKTRNGIVFSPHPRAKNATNRAAEIVLRAAVEAGAPPDIIGWINEPTVDLSNRLMHHPDINLILATGGPGMVKAAYSSGKPAIGVGAGNTPVVIDETADVKRAVASILMSKTFDNGVICASEQSVVVVDAAYNAVRERFASHGGYLLQGKELKAVQGILLKNGALNAAIVGQSAIKIAEMAGISVPSDTKILIGEVKAIDDSEPFAHEKLSPTLAMYRAKDFADAVEKAVKLVDMGGIGHTSCLYTDQDNQAARVMTFGEKMKTARILINTPTSHGGIGDLYNFSLAPSLTLGCGSWGGNSISENVGPKHLINKKTVAKRAENMLWHKLPKSIYFRRGSLPIALDEVITDGHKRALIVTDRFLFNNGYADQITSVLKAAVVETEVFFEVEADPTLTIVRKGAELANSFKPDVIIALGGGSPMDAAKIMWVMYEHPETHFEELALRFMDIRKRIYTFPKMGVKARMVAITTTSGTGSEVTPFAVVTDDATGQKYPLADYALTPDMAIIDANLVMDMPKSLCAFGGLDAVTHALEAYVSVLASEFSDGQALQALKLLKAYLPASYHEGSKNPVARERVHNAATIAGIAFANAFLGVCHSMAHKLGSQFHIPHGLANALMICNVIRYNANDNPTKQTAFSQYDRPQARRRYAEIADHLGLSAPGDRTAAKIEKLLAWLESIKAELGIPKSIREAGVQEADFLAHVDKLSEDAFDDQCTGANPRYPLVVELRQILLASYYGDIYREA